One window of the Candidatus Rokuibacteriota bacterium genome contains the following:
- a CDS encoding xanthine dehydrogenase family protein gives MNRDAKSAPATVAEAESYIGTSVVRPQTKRLLAGRGVFTDDIKLPRMTHVAFLRSPHAHARIVSIDTAPAKAVPGVVAVVTGEELARVCEGWVGTLAHFAGMKSAKQYALAIGKATWQGEPVVAVVAESRAIAEDGVARVLVRWEPLPVVTDAETALDPATPVIHPDLGDNLAFKLELTSGDVDRAFREADAVYRETFWMGRHTGVTLEPRVILADFDPPEQCLTVYHSFQAPNMMQDILARHLRLPEHNVRVVCKDVGGSFGIKVHIYPDEMATCALAVMLGRPVKFLADRVESFLSDIHARDHRVTAEIGVKRDGTILGMRLDDLTGIGPYSVYPRTSAVEGNQTVRLTPSVYRFRDYAASLKVVLQNKTPMCQYRAVGHPIAFAVMEAMVDRVAREIGLDPVEVRRKNFVTRDMYPYTSPTGYFFERLSHEEALEKLLEISDYRALCAERDRLRSRGIYRGLGLCAFVELTTPGPAFYGVGGARISSQDGCTIKLEPSGKLVCMTGVTEQGQGTDTMLAQVVASAVGVPLEDVRVLTGDTLVSPYGGGTWASRGAGIGGEAALLAGKALKENILKVAAAVLACEPLDLDLRRGKIVDAATGEVRLDLAELGRIAYFRPDTLPKDFQSELAVTRHYVPRHQGFAFTNGIQLSHVEVDVDTGFVRLLGHWAVEDCGRIINPRLVDEQMRGAIAQGIGAALFEHCVYDAEGQLLNATLMDYLVPMAAEMPPIGVGHIETPTAFSEGGFKGAGEAGVAGAPGAVLNAVNDALAPFKARVTRQPITPEIVLKALGRLEER, from the coding sequence ATGAATAGAGACGCCAAGAGCGCTCCAGCGACCGTCGCCGAGGCCGAGAGCTATATCGGCACGAGCGTCGTGCGACCCCAGACGAAGCGCCTCCTAGCCGGGCGGGGCGTCTTCACCGACGACATCAAGCTCCCGCGCATGACGCATGTCGCCTTTCTCCGGAGCCCCCACGCCCATGCCCGAATCGTCTCCATCGACACCGCCCCGGCAAAAGCCGTGCCGGGCGTCGTGGCCGTGGTCACGGGAGAGGAGTTGGCGCGGGTGTGCGAGGGCTGGGTGGGCACGCTCGCCCACTTCGCCGGCATGAAGTCGGCCAAGCAGTATGCCCTCGCGATCGGCAAGGCGACCTGGCAAGGGGAGCCCGTGGTCGCGGTCGTGGCGGAGAGCCGCGCGATCGCCGAGGACGGTGTCGCCCGCGTCCTCGTCCGGTGGGAGCCGCTGCCCGTTGTCACGGACGCGGAAACAGCCCTCGACCCCGCCACGCCGGTGATCCACCCCGACCTGGGAGACAATCTGGCCTTCAAGCTGGAGCTCACCTCGGGCGACGTGGACCGGGCCTTCCGGGAGGCTGACGCGGTGTACCGCGAGACGTTCTGGATGGGACGGCACACCGGTGTGACGCTGGAGCCGCGCGTCATCCTCGCGGACTTCGATCCCCCCGAGCAGTGCCTGACCGTGTACCACTCCTTCCAGGCGCCCAACATGATGCAGGACATCCTGGCCCGGCACCTGCGCCTTCCCGAGCACAACGTCCGGGTGGTCTGCAAGGACGTGGGCGGAAGCTTTGGCATCAAGGTGCACATCTACCCTGACGAGATGGCCACCTGCGCGCTCGCTGTCATGCTGGGCCGGCCAGTCAAGTTCCTCGCCGACCGGGTCGAGTCCTTCCTGAGCGACATCCACGCCCGTGACCACCGGGTGACCGCGGAGATCGGGGTCAAGCGTGACGGGACCATTCTGGGCATGCGCCTCGATGACCTCACGGGCATCGGCCCCTACTCGGTCTACCCGCGCACCAGCGCTGTGGAGGGAAACCAGACCGTCAGGCTGACGCCGAGCGTGTACAGGTTCCGGGACTACGCGGCGAGCCTGAAGGTCGTCTTACAGAACAAGACCCCGATGTGCCAGTACCGCGCGGTCGGCCATCCCATCGCCTTCGCGGTCATGGAGGCCATGGTGGACCGCGTGGCGCGAGAGATCGGGCTGGACCCGGTGGAGGTGAGGCGGAAGAACTTCGTCACGCGCGACATGTACCCCTACACCTCGCCCACCGGCTACTTCTTCGAGCGCCTCTCCCACGAGGAAGCCCTGGAGAAGCTGCTCGAGATCTCCGACTATCGCGCGCTCTGCGCCGAGCGAGACAGGCTCCGGAGCCGCGGCATCTATCGCGGCCTCGGCCTCTGCGCCTTCGTCGAGCTGACCACCCCTGGCCCGGCCTTTTACGGCGTGGGAGGCGCCCGGATCTCGTCCCAGGACGGCTGCACGATCAAGCTGGAGCCCTCGGGCAAGCTGGTCTGCATGACCGGGGTCACCGAGCAGGGCCAGGGCACCGACACCATGCTCGCCCAGGTGGTGGCCTCGGCGGTGGGCGTCCCGCTGGAGGACGTCCGCGTGCTCACCGGCGATACGTTGGTGTCTCCTTACGGTGGCGGGACCTGGGCCTCCCGGGGTGCCGGGATCGGAGGGGAAGCGGCACTCCTGGCGGGCAAAGCGCTGAAGGAGAATATCCTGAAGGTGGCGGCGGCCGTCCTGGCGTGCGAGCCCCTCGACCTGGATCTGCGGCGGGGGAAGATCGTCGACGCGGCCACGGGCGAGGTGCGCCTGGACCTCGCTGAGCTGGGCCGGATCGCCTACTTCCGCCCCGACACGCTCCCCAAGGACTTCCAGTCAGAGCTGGCAGTCACGCGCCACTACGTGCCCCGCCACCAGGGCTTCGCCTTCACGAACGGAATCCAGCTCTCTCACGTCGAGGTGGACGTGGACACGGGCTTCGTCCGGCTTCTCGGGCACTGGGCGGTGGAGGACTGCGGCCGCATCATCAACCCCCGCCTCGTGGACGAGCAGATGCGCGGCGCCATCGCGCAGGGGATCGGCGCGGCGCTCTTCGAGCACTGCGTCTACGATGCGGAGGGCCAGCTCCTGAACGCCACGCTGATGGACTACCTCGTCCCCATGGCCGCCGAGATGCCCCCGATCGGGGTCGGCCATATCGAGACGCCCACCGCTTTCTCGGAAGGGGGCTTCAAGGGGGCGGGCGAGGCCGGCGTCGCGGGCGCCCCCGGCGCGGTGCTCAACGCCGTGAACGACGCCCTGGCGCCGTTCAAGGCGCGCGTCACGCGCCAACCGATCACCCCCGAAATTGTCCTGAAGGCCCTGGGCCGACTCGAGGAGCGCTGA
- a CDS encoding (2Fe-2S)-binding protein — protein MRGPDMDSLEISLTVNGVPVRRRVEPRQSLVDFLRYELELTGSHVGCEHGACGACTVRVDGALVRGCLMLAVQADGCRVETIEGVAGRGEIFDLQQAFAEENALQCGFCTPGMLLTAHEILRQNPRADEMEIRKALSGNYCRCTGYHAIVEAVRKVGAARSGATR, from the coding sequence ATGAGGGGGCCTGACATGGACAGTTTGGAAATCTCTCTGACCGTGAACGGCGTGCCCGTACGGCGCCGCGTCGAGCCGCGCCAGAGCCTCGTGGATTTCCTCCGGTATGAGCTGGAGCTGACGGGATCGCACGTGGGGTGTGAGCACGGTGCCTGCGGCGCGTGCACCGTGAGGGTGGACGGAGCCCTCGTGCGCGGCTGCCTCATGCTCGCGGTCCAGGCCGATGGCTGTCGCGTGGAGACCATCGAGGGAGTGGCGGGGAGGGGCGAGATCTTCGACCTCCAGCAGGCCTTTGCCGAGGAGAACGCGCTCCAGTGCGGGTTCTGCACGCCCGGCATGCTCCTCACCGCGCACGAGATCCTCCGCCAGAACCCCCGCGCAGACGAGATGGAGATTCGGAAAGCGCTCTCAGGCAACTACTGCCGCTGCACCGGCTATCACGCCATTGTCGAGGCTGTCAGGAAAGTGGGCGCGGCCCGCTCGGGAGCAACCCGATGA
- a CDS encoding xanthine dehydrogenase family protein subunit M — translation MKPAPFAYHRPTTLDEAFELLERYGPDARILAGGQSLVPALNMRLATPSALIDINRLPGLDRIHLTSDGLVVGALARQDTVEHSPLVARHVPLIAQAMPHIGHLAIRARGTFGGSLALADPAAELPACVVALGATIRVAGRGRVREIPAAQFFRGIYTTALEPGEILTEVVVPPIHAGWRSAFDELARRHGDYALVGLAVHCRLSDGAVAEARLVFTGVGLTPVRAARAEAELAGRRPEPGVLAEAGRALEADLDPPSDIHASGALRRHLARVLLSRVLGRLLEPPHPPLSPDRGRGKDEGA, via the coding sequence GTGAAACCTGCGCCCTTCGCCTATCACCGTCCGACGACGCTTGACGAGGCGTTCGAACTGCTCGAGCGGTACGGCCCGGACGCGCGCATCCTCGCCGGGGGCCAGAGCCTGGTCCCGGCGCTCAACATGCGGCTCGCCACCCCGTCGGCGCTCATCGACATCAACCGCCTGCCAGGTCTCGACCGAATCCACCTCACATCCGACGGCCTCGTCGTCGGGGCGCTGGCGCGCCAGGATACGGTGGAGCATTCGCCCCTGGTCGCCCGCCACGTCCCCCTCATCGCCCAGGCCATGCCTCACATCGGCCACCTCGCGATCCGCGCGCGGGGCACCTTCGGCGGAAGCCTCGCCCTGGCCGACCCGGCGGCCGAACTGCCGGCCTGCGTCGTCGCTCTCGGGGCGACGATCCGGGTGGCCGGGCGCGGCCGCGTGCGCGAGATCCCGGCCGCGCAGTTCTTCCGCGGGATCTATACGACGGCGCTCGAGCCTGGAGAGATCCTCACCGAGGTCGTCGTGCCGCCGATCCACGCCGGCTGGCGCTCGGCCTTCGACGAGCTGGCCCGGCGCCACGGCGACTACGCTCTGGTGGGCCTGGCCGTTCACTGCCGGCTATCAGACGGCGCTGTCGCGGAAGCTCGCCTGGTCTTCACCGGCGTGGGCCTGACACCTGTCCGCGCCGCGCGCGCCGAGGCAGAGCTGGCCGGCCGGCGTCCCGAGCCTGGCGTCCTGGCCGAGGCGGGCCGGGCGCTCGAGGCCGACCTTGACCCGCCCAGCGACATCCACGCGAGCGGGGCCCTCCGCCGCCATCTCGCACGGGTGCTGCTGAGCCGCGTGCTCGGCCGGCTCCTGGAGCCCCCTCACCCTCCCCTCTCCCCCGACCGGGGGCGAGGAAAAGATGAGGGGGCCTGA
- a CDS encoding tautomerase family protein translates to MPFIRVTAFPQSKEARAEMANGITEVVHRVTKIPKDYIWVVFEPMPQESWSVGGSLVSEKK, encoded by the coding sequence ATGCCATTCATCCGAGTGACCGCGTTTCCCCAGTCCAAGGAGGCTCGCGCTGAGATGGCCAACGGGATCACGGAGGTGGTGCACCGGGTCACGAAGATCCCGAAAGACTACATCTGGGTCGTCTTCGAGCCCATGCCGCAGGAGAGCTGGTCGGTGGGCGGGAGCCTCGTGTCCGAGAAGAAGTAG
- a CDS encoding polysaccharide deacetylase family protein: MIPRERLDFSPILSRPPLRLPEGIRMVLWPVLALEEWDISRPMARTVIPPPQGQALVPDVPNWSWHEYGMRVGFWRLKRAYEDLDISPTVTLNARVCETYPQVVEACLKSNWELNAHSFEQIPMHRLDDQRAVIIRSVEAIEKFSGTRPRGWFGPGLTQTFDTLDYLAEAGIEYIGDWVLDDEPVTLRTTSRPIVALPYNFEIHDIVMMALQHHPSDMVYHRALDHFECLYEESAERPKVMAMACHPYLSGVPHRIRHVRRAFEAMLSRKGVVAWDGARILDWYLSQRPLSSRTV, translated from the coding sequence ATGATCCCGAGAGAACGGCTTGATTTCTCGCCGATCCTGAGCCGCCCGCCGCTACGGTTGCCCGAGGGCATTCGCATGGTGCTCTGGCCTGTGCTCGCGCTGGAAGAGTGGGACATCTCCCGACCGATGGCGCGCACGGTGATCCCACCGCCCCAGGGCCAGGCGCTTGTGCCGGACGTCCCCAACTGGAGCTGGCACGAATACGGGATGCGCGTTGGTTTCTGGCGTCTCAAGCGCGCGTACGAAGACCTGGACATCTCCCCCACGGTGACGTTGAACGCCAGGGTATGTGAGACCTACCCGCAGGTTGTGGAGGCGTGCCTCAAAAGCAACTGGGAGCTGAATGCGCACAGCTTCGAGCAGATCCCGATGCACCGGCTCGATGATCAGCGGGCCGTCATCATCCGGTCGGTCGAGGCAATTGAAAAATTCTCGGGCACACGACCGCGCGGGTGGTTCGGGCCCGGGCTGACTCAAACGTTCGACACGCTGGACTACCTGGCTGAAGCGGGGATCGAGTACATCGGTGATTGGGTGCTCGACGACGAGCCCGTGACCCTTCGGACGACGTCGCGTCCGATCGTGGCGCTCCCGTACAATTTCGAGATCCACGACATCGTGATGATGGCTCTTCAACATCATCCATCCGACATGGTCTACCACCGCGCTCTGGATCACTTCGAGTGCCTGTACGAGGAGAGCGCAGAGCGACCCAAGGTCATGGCGATGGCATGTCATCCGTATCTCTCGGGGGTACCGCACCGCATCCGTCATGTCAGGCGCGCCTTCGAGGCGATGCTCAGCCGTAAGGGCGTGGTCGCCTGGGATGGGGCACGCATTCTCGACTGGTATCTCTCACAGCGTCCACTGTCCTCCCGGACGGTGTAG
- a CDS encoding alpha/beta hydrolase has product MAVAVEHGVIRVNGVRLHFRAAGAGPPMVLLHGWPQTSYAWRKVMPALAERFRVVAPDLRGLGHSDKPASGYDMRTVATDIRELVRALRLEPPYLVGHDWGGLIARRYALDWPGEAARLAILDIVPHEQVLTNLSANVARAGWHYFFNAVPDLPEILVQGNVEAFLRAFFWPKCHNPVRFIEEGIAEYTKAYSTPGALRGGFSYYRAMFAENRALDAESAGRRIREPVLCLWGTSGGMGGVFDVLEMWRREAVDVRGHGVDACGHYPAEEQPEAVVEALVEFK; this is encoded by the coding sequence ATGGCGGTCGCGGTCGAGCATGGCGTCATCCGCGTCAACGGCGTCCGGCTGCACTTCCGCGCCGCCGGGGCAGGGCCGCCGATGGTGCTCCTCCACGGCTGGCCGCAAACCTCGTACGCGTGGCGAAAGGTCATGCCCGCGCTGGCGGAGCGCTTCCGCGTCGTCGCGCCCGATCTGCGCGGCCTGGGGCACTCCGACAAGCCGGCATCGGGGTACGACATGCGGACCGTTGCCACCGACATCCGCGAGCTGGTCCGCGCGTTGCGGCTCGAGCCACCGTACCTGGTCGGCCACGACTGGGGCGGGCTCATCGCGCGACGCTATGCCCTCGATTGGCCGGGCGAAGCGGCGCGGCTGGCCATTCTCGACATCGTCCCTCACGAGCAGGTGCTCACCAACCTGTCCGCCAACGTCGCGCGCGCGGGGTGGCACTACTTCTTCAACGCGGTGCCTGACCTGCCCGAGATCCTGGTCCAGGGCAATGTCGAGGCGTTCCTCCGCGCCTTCTTCTGGCCCAAGTGCCACAACCCGGTCCGCTTTATCGAGGAAGGGATCGCAGAGTATACGAAGGCCTATTCCACGCCGGGAGCGCTCCGCGGCGGCTTCAGCTACTACCGGGCGATGTTCGCTGAGAACCGAGCGCTCGACGCCGAAAGCGCGGGGCGACGAATTCGCGAGCCCGTCCTCTGCCTCTGGGGCACGAGCGGCGGGATGGGTGGGGTCTTCGACGTGCTGGAGATGTGGCGTCGCGAAGCCGTCGATGTGCGTGGCCACGGTGTCGACGCCTGCGGCCATTACCCGGCCGAGGAGCAGCCCGAGGCCGTTGTCGAGGCACTCGTCGAGTTCAAGTAA
- a CDS encoding xanthine dehydrogenase family protein subunit M — translation MKPAAVRYERPRDVGEATALLAARGPDAKILAGGQSLMPLMNMRLVRPAVLVDINHIRSLAYMRMENGQLAIGAVARARDVELWPAARERCPILAEALRWVGHAEIRNRGTVCGSLAHADPAAELPVVAVALDAELTAESVRGRRTIPAARFFLSVLTTALEADEVLTEVRMPALTPGAGWGFVEFARRRGDFALAAVAALLERGSDGVCTRARVVLGGMDATPRRAERAEQSLVGERLTKERFAAAGREAATSLEPPGDVHASAEYRRKLAAVLVERALAAAADRLPREG, via the coding sequence GTGAAGCCCGCTGCTGTTCGATACGAACGCCCGCGTGACGTCGGGGAGGCGACGGCCTTGCTCGCCGCCCGAGGCCCCGATGCGAAAATCCTCGCCGGCGGTCAGAGCCTCATGCCGCTCATGAACATGCGGCTCGTCCGTCCCGCCGTCCTCGTCGACATCAATCACATTCGGAGCCTCGCCTACATGCGGATGGAGAACGGCCAGCTGGCGATCGGGGCGGTGGCCCGCGCCAGGGACGTGGAGCTCTGGCCCGCGGCGCGCGAGCGGTGCCCGATCCTCGCCGAGGCGCTGCGCTGGGTCGGCCATGCGGAGATCCGAAACCGCGGAACGGTGTGCGGCAGCCTGGCGCACGCCGACCCGGCCGCTGAGCTGCCCGTCGTCGCGGTTGCACTCGACGCCGAGCTGACCGCCGAGAGCGTCCGCGGCAGGCGGACCATCCCGGCTGCTCGGTTCTTTCTGTCCGTCCTCACCACGGCGCTTGAGGCCGACGAAGTGCTGACCGAGGTGCGCATGCCTGCGCTCACGCCGGGTGCCGGGTGGGGGTTTGTCGAGTTCGCTCGACGCCGGGGCGACTTCGCCCTGGCAGCCGTGGCTGCCCTCCTCGAGCGCGGATCCGACGGCGTCTGTACACGCGCGCGGGTCGTCCTCGGCGGGATGGACGCCACTCCGCGCCGCGCCGAGCGAGCCGAGCAATCGCTGGTGGGCGAGCGCCTCACGAAAGAGCGCTTTGCCGCCGCCGGTCGAGAGGCCGCCACCTCCCTCGAGCCGCCGGGCGACGTTCACGCCTCCGCCGAATACCGCCGCAAGCTGGCTGCGGTCCTGGTCGAGCGCGCTCTGGCCGCGGCGGCTGACCGGCTGCCCCGCGAGGGCTAG